A single Burkholderia savannae DNA region contains:
- the sctF gene encoding type III secretion system needle filament subunit SctF has translation MSNVPTSVKLDYQWSGYLTGIGRAFDDGVMDLNKQFTDAQAALVSNPSDPVALSNYQMIMSEYNLYRNAQTSAVKSMKDIDSSIVSNFR, from the coding sequence ATGAGCAATGTCCCGACTTCGGTGAAGTTAGACTACCAATGGTCAGGCTACCTGACCGGCATCGGCCGCGCATTCGATGACGGCGTCATGGACCTGAACAAGCAATTTACGGACGCGCAGGCGGCCCTCGTCTCGAACCCCAGCGACCCGGTGGCCCTCTCCAACTACCAGATGATCATGTCCGAGTACAACCTGTACCGCAATGCACAAACCAGTGCGGTCAAATCGATGAAGGATATCGATTCGTCGATCGTCTCGAACTTCCGATAA
- a CDS encoding PrgH/EprH family type III secretion apparatus protein, with protein sequence MDKPDFSPEALQLRILFGPLFGSDISIPDKEIFFYVGEDLSDNRRNAEAGNRSEHFLNRSIDTLYIPYRAGQPNFRLRFSRLATSAPEISDLHADAPLPPQDFEVDFLSDDGTETQYATFNSVCRFGDIAFAVKRRQDAWSDAITQYAPQPTLDPAVAQAASDERVTPRVGLVRFALKLGIVLVASATLSALAYWVVRHYVGAQKLATVSSVLTGSPERNAILATDDGRIYVLSASQDGAEWDREALLKAALPEQVEVAVIDTERLRLERHLDEAGIDFVTVRLDIPERPELIVSDRLPAAARASAVSALRLAAPYVKNVRVIDANVGAIEQEARNALDKIGARYRLLTRRGGATFEVATSFGDEELAALQNLMHSFSHKWGTRRVDFKIALRTDWLKGKSYREGGDGYVLLDHASWYFPQPLEGVNSQ encoded by the coding sequence ATGGATAAACCAGATTTCTCACCAGAAGCTCTGCAGCTCCGAATTCTATTTGGTCCGTTATTCGGTTCCGATATTTCAATCCCAGACAAGGAAATCTTCTTCTATGTCGGCGAAGATCTCTCGGATAATCGCCGGAACGCAGAAGCCGGAAATCGATCAGAGCATTTTCTAAATCGCTCGATCGACACACTGTATATTCCTTACAGAGCCGGCCAGCCAAATTTTCGCTTGCGCTTCTCACGATTAGCCACGAGCGCGCCTGAGATTTCAGATTTGCACGCCGATGCGCCCCTCCCCCCCCAGGATTTCGAGGTTGATTTTCTATCCGACGATGGTACGGAAACGCAATATGCCACCTTTAATTCTGTCTGTCGCTTTGGCGATATTGCGTTTGCAGTCAAGCGTCGACAAGATGCATGGAGCGACGCCATCACACAATATGCGCCGCAGCCCACGCTTGACCCAGCAGTCGCGCAAGCGGCGAGTGACGAACGCGTAACGCCACGCGTTGGGCTTGTGCGCTTCGCGCTAAAGCTGGGCATTGTGCTTGTTGCCAGCGCCACACTTTCTGCGCTTGCATATTGGGTGGTTCGGCACTACGTGGGCGCACAAAAGCTCGCCACCGTAAGCAGTGTGCTGACGGGCAGCCCTGAGCGCAATGCAATCCTCGCGACCGATGATGGCCGAATCTACGTGCTAAGCGCATCGCAGGACGGGGCCGAGTGGGACCGCGAGGCGTTGCTGAAGGCCGCACTTCCGGAGCAAGTCGAAGTCGCGGTGATAGACACCGAGCGGCTGCGGCTTGAGCGCCACCTCGATGAAGCCGGCATCGATTTCGTGACCGTGCGCCTCGACATCCCCGAGCGCCCCGAACTGATCGTCTCCGATCGGTTGCCCGCCGCAGCGCGAGCGAGCGCGGTTAGTGCGCTGCGTCTAGCGGCGCCATACGTGAAGAACGTGCGGGTGATTGATGCGAATGTCGGCGCTATCGAACAGGAAGCGCGCAACGCACTCGATAAGATAGGTGCACGCTACCGGCTACTTACGCGACGTGGCGGCGCGACCTTCGAAGTAGCAACTTCATTCGGCGACGAGGAACTTGCCGCGTTGCAGAACCTCATGCACTCGTTCAGCCACAAGTGGGGCACACGTCGCGTAGATTTCAAAATCGCGCTCCGCACCGACTGGCTGAAGGGCAAATCCTATCGGGAAGGCGGCGACGGCTACGTGCTGCTCGATCACGCGTCCTGGTATTTCCCGCAACCCTTGGAAGGAGTGAATTCCCAATGA